The window CGCCGGGTCCGGCAAGGAGAGATGGTAGATATGCGTCTCAATGTCGAAATCCTCGGTGAACTCCCAGCGGGCCCGCCCGATGCCGCTCGAATCCACCCCCTGCTTGAATCGGTCGAACCGGAGCAGTCGCTCCTGGAGGCGGTCCCGTAACTCCTCGTAGGTTATCGGATCCTCGAACCAGAGCACGCCGGTGATGGTCGTCAGGTTATCGACCGTTCCGAGTCGCCGCCACGCGTTGTCGGCCCCCGAAAGCGGGTCAGACTCCGGCATTCGTCCGTTCCCCCTCGATTCCGCGCTCGGTCGGTTCCAGTCGTCGCGCGTCCCCGGCGGTCCAGCCCACTAACATCTGTTAGTGGCGCTTTCGGATACAGTAAAATGAAGCTACCGCCGGAAAAAGACGGGCCTTACCTTAGTCGTCGGCCGGAACTGGTTCGGCCTCAGTCTCGGCCTCGCGCTCCTCGGCCTCCTCTTCTTCCTTCTTGGCCTTGATCTTCTTCATGCGGAAGATCTCCTCGCGTTCCTGCTCTTCGAGTTTCTGCTCGATGTACTCCTGAGCCTCGTGGAGTTCGGGCAGGAGTTTGAATTCCAGCGCGTTGACACGGCGCTTGGTCTTCTCGATTTCGTCGAGCATCTTCTTCATCGCCGTCTCGACCTCGGCCGCGAGGATGATGGACTCCAGCAGTTCCTCGTAGGCGTCCGCGGCCTCGTCGATGCGCGCGGAGGTACCGACCAGCCCGTAGCCACGCTGGTCCAGCGACTTCTTGACCTTCGTGGATTCGATCTGCGGCACGACCACGCCCATGATGTTCTTCGATTGGGTCGTGATTTCGGGGTGTTCCTTCAGGGCCGCCGCGGCACCGCGAACCGCAACGTCGCCCTCCATGGCACGGGCCATGTTGATGTTCCGCTGGGCGCGCTCGTAGTTGTCGTCCAGGTCGGAACGAACGTCCTGTGCCTGATCGAGGATGTCCATGAACTCCATGATGAGGCCGTCACGCTTCTTTTCGAGCGTGTCGTGGCCCCGCTCGGAGAGTTCGATGCGGTCCTCGATCTGCATGAGGTTCTTCCGCGTCGGCTTGACGTCCTGGGCCATTCTTGGCGGTGCTTCTGTCCGAACCGGGTTAATCCTTCTGGAGTTCCGGCCGCACCCGCAGTCTTCCGGCCTCAACGTCGACGACCGCATCCATCAGCGTCGACATCGCGGCCACGGTCTGTTCGTCGGCCGTTTCGGGGTCGAGATGGTAATGAATGCTCGCGGAGGCGGCGGCACACCGCTCGCCCAGCGAATGCAAAAACCGGAAGGCCCGCTCGCGGTCGGCATACTGTAAGAGCGCGGTCAGCGAGTCGAAACACACCTCGGTGCCGGCACTCACTGCCTCGGCAATCGCGATTCCCTGTCTCGTCAGGTCGTTCGGGTCGACGTCCGCCCCGATTTCGAGTTCCTCGATAGACGGCGGGTCGGCATCGTGGTCATCGAATGCCCGTCGGAGCGCCGTCCCATTGGCACCGGCGTAGGCGACCACGAGGACGTCCCTCGCGCGCGCGGACAACTCAACACAGACGTCGGCGTCGCTGTCGATAGTCGGTGACAACACCAGCACCGTCGTGGCGCTGTCGGGAATCTCCCCCACGAGGTGCTGGGCCATGTACAATTCGTATAGAATGGGGCGTTAAAGAAGGCGTTGGCCGATTCGTAGAGAGCCCGGTCATCGCCGTACGGCCAGCGAAGGCCGGAACCGGCGACGACTTCCGCTCTCGGAGCGTCAGTCCGCGGTCTGGGTCGCTGCTTCTTCCTCGACGTAGTACTCTTCGATGAGTTCCTCGTCGATACGGTTGAGTTCCTCTTTCGGCAGGTTGCTCAGGAGGTCCCAACCGAGGTCCAGCGTCTCGCTGATGTCGCGGTTCGTGTCGTAGCCCTGCTGGACGAACTCCTCTTCGAACTCGTCGGCGAAGTCCAGATACTTGTTGTCACGCTCGGAAAGCGCTTCACGACCGACGATGTTCACGAGGTCACGCAGGTCCTCACCCTCTGCGTACGCAGCGTACAGCTGGTCGGAGACGTCGGCGTGGTCCTCGCGGGTGTAGCCCTCGCCGATACCGTCGTCCATCAGCCGCGAGAGGCTCGGCAGGACGTCGACGGGCGGTTCGATACCCTGACTGTCGAGGTCACGGTCGACGTAAATCTGCCCTTCGGTAATGTAGCCGGTCAGGTCCGGAATCGGGTGGGTGTCGTCGTCACCCGGCATCGTGAGGATCGGAATCTGGGTGACAGAGCCCTCACGACCCTCGATACGGCCGGCGCGCTCGTAGAGCTGTGCCAGGTCCGTGTACATGTAACCGGGGTAGCCACGGCGGCCCGGGACCTCCTCACGCGCGGCGCCGATTTCGCGCAGCGCCTCGCAGTAGTTGGTCATGTCCGTCAGGATGACGAGCACGTGGTAGCCCTTGTCGAAGGCGAGATACTCGGCGGTCGTCAGCGCCATCCGCGGCGTGACCGTCCGCTCGACTGCGGGGTCGTCCGCAAGGTTCATGAAGACGACCGACCGTTCCAGCGCGCCGGTGCGCTCGAAGTCGTCCATGAACTCGTTGGCCTCTTCGGCCGTGATACCCATGGCGCCGAAGATGACTGCGAACTCCGAGCCCTCGTCGCCTTCCTCTTCTTCCTCGGGCACCGTCGCCTGGCGGGCGATCTGGAGCGCGAGGTCGTTGTGCGGCAGGCCGGACCCCGAGAAGATGGGGAGCTTCTGGCCCCGAATGAGGGTGTTCATGCCGTCGATGGCCGAGACACCCGTCTGGATGAACTCCTCGGGATATTCGCGGGCCGTCGGGTTGATAGCCGCGCCGACGATGGGTCGTTCCTCGTCCGGTTCGATTTCGGGTCCGCCGTCGATGGGTTCACCGGAACCTGACAGGACGCGCCCGAGGAGGTCCTCGGTCAGCGGCATCTGCAGGGTCTCACCGAGGAACCGAACCGACGAGTTGCGGTCGATGCCCGAGGTACCCTCGAACACCTGAATCGCGACGTACTCGGAGGTGGATTCCAGCACCTGACCGCGTCGCGTTTCGCCGTTCGGCGTCTCGATCTCGACGATCTCGTCGTAGCCGACCGGCTCGTCGATCTCGGCGAACACCAGCGGTCCGCTGATCTCCGTGATAGTTTGGTATTCCTTCTGCATCGTTAGTACAGCTCCCGGAGCTGCTCCGTAATGTCGTCTTTCAGCTCCTCGATGTACGATTCCCACTCTTCCTGGGTGTTCATCCGGTTGAGTCGCGGGGCGGCGTCGATGTCGATGATTTCCTCGACGGGGACGCCGGCCTCCAGCGCCTCGAAGGCCTCGTCGTTGAAGTGCTGAATCGCCACGAGCATCTCGTGGGTCTTCTCGGGCTCACAGTAGGTGTCCACGTCGTGGAACGCGTTCTGCTGGAGCCACGCTTCGCGGATGTACCGGGCGATCTCGAGGGTAAGCTGCTGGTCTTCCGGCAGGGCGTCCTTCCCGACGAGCTGAACGATTTCCTGCAGTTCGCTCTCCTCGTCGAGGACGTCGACGCCCCACTGGCGGACCTCGGGGAACTCCTCGTGGACGTTCTCCCGCCACCACGGGTCGAGCTGTTCCTTGTACAGCGAGTACGACTCGTTCCAGTTGATAGACGGGAAGTGCCGACGTTCCGCGAGGTCGGCGTCCAGCGCCCAGAAGCACTTCACGATACGCAGCGTGTTCTGGGTGACCGGCTCGGAGAAGTCAC of the Natronomonas halophila genome contains:
- a CDS encoding V-type ATP synthase subunit D, with translation MAQDVKPTRKNLMQIEDRIELSERGHDTLEKKRDGLIMEFMDILDQAQDVRSDLDDNYERAQRNINMARAMEGDVAVRGAAAALKEHPEITTQSKNIMGVVVPQIESTKVKKSLDQRGYGLVGTSARIDEAADAYEELLESIILAAEVETAMKKMLDEIEKTKRRVNALEFKLLPELHEAQEYIEQKLEEQEREEIFRMKKIKAKKEEEEAEEREAETEAEPVPADD
- a CDS encoding DUF7504 family protein, producing MAQHLVGEIPDSATTVLVLSPTIDSDADVCVELSARARDVLVVAYAGANGTALRRAFDDHDADPPSIEELEIGADVDPNDLTRQGIAIAEAVSAGTEVCFDSLTALLQYADRERAFRFLHSLGERCAAASASIHYHLDPETADEQTVAAMSTLMDAVVDVEAGRLRVRPELQKD
- a CDS encoding ATP synthase subunit B; translated protein: MQKEYQTITEISGPLVFAEIDEPVGYDEIVEIETPNGETRRGQVLESTSEYVAIQVFEGTSGIDRNSSVRFLGETLQMPLTEDLLGRVLSGSGEPIDGGPEIEPDEERPIVGAAINPTAREYPEEFIQTGVSAIDGMNTLIRGQKLPIFSGSGLPHNDLALQIARQATVPEEEEEGDEGSEFAVIFGAMGITAEEANEFMDDFERTGALERSVVFMNLADDPAVERTVTPRMALTTAEYLAFDKGYHVLVILTDMTNYCEALREIGAAREEVPGRRGYPGYMYTDLAQLYERAGRIEGREGSVTQIPILTMPGDDDTHPIPDLTGYITEGQIYVDRDLDSQGIEPPVDVLPSLSRLMDDGIGEGYTREDHADVSDQLYAAYAEGEDLRDLVNIVGREALSERDNKYLDFADEFEEEFVQQGYDTNRDISETLDLGWDLLSNLPKEELNRIDEELIEEYYVEEEAATQTAD